Within Pantanalinema sp., the genomic segment GCGGTTCTTCTCGAAGGCCGCGCGCGAGAGGTTCGCCGTCAGGATGTAGGCGGCCTTGCGGTCCACGACCATGGTCTTCTGGTGGGTGTAGACGAAGCGCGAGTCGGCGTAGCGCACCGAAACCCCCGCGGCCTCCAGGGTCTCGAAGGTCTTCTTGTTGATCGGCAGCGGGACGTTGGGGTTGGAGGGATTGAAGGGGCGCTGCTCGAGGATCACCCGGACCTGGACCCCGCGCCCCCGGGCCTCGCACAGCGCCTGGATGATCTCAGGCGACGAGAGCATGTAGACCACCACGTCCACCGAGGTCTTGGCCGCCTGGATCGCGCCGAGGACCGGGGCCTGGCCGTCGTCGGGCTCGACGAAGAGCTGGTAGGTCGCGCGCGAGGCCTGGGCTGCAAGAAGGCGCGAGCCGTCGGGGGCGCCCGCGGCGAACGGCCCGAGGCCGCAGCCCGCGATCGCAAGGCCGAGCATCAAACCCGAGAGAAGGCGCACGGGGCGCTTGAACATGCCGGCCGTCCTCTCGACGCGCAGGGGGACTCCCCCACCGTAACACCAGGCAAGAGAGGGATTCAAGCCGAAAGACCGTAACTTACCGCCGAGTTAACCGGCACTTAACGGCATCCCCGGCGTGCTCCCGCGCACGAGCGCCCGGCGCCGCGCATGGTATAATCGAATGGTTGGAAAACCGTCCTCTACGCGGCTTCCGGAGGCCCCGATCCCCCTTGGCTAAACCGCTCAACAAAACCACCCCCTCCTCGCCCAAGCGCAAGCGAGCCCCCCACTCCGGGCGGTACTGGCTGGTGTTCGTCCTCTGCACGCTCGCCTCCTTCGGCGGCGGCTTCTACGTCACCTACCGGGGGACCCAGGTCTCGATCAAGGAGCCCGTCATCGGCCCCTCCATGCAGCCCCTGCCGGTGGAGAGCACCGATCCCGCGGCCGTGACCGACGCCGCCCCGACCCCGCTGGTGACCCCGGCCCCGGTCGATCCGTTCGCGACCGACACCACCGCCACCCCGGCCCCCATGGCGAGCGCTCCGACGGCCGGGGCGGCCGATGCCCCGCTGCCCGTCACCGAGCCCATCTCCGATCCCATGGCCGCGGCCACCCCGACCCCGCGCGCCGAGGGCGCCGCCTCGACCTTCCGGGTCCAGGTCGGCAACTACGACAGCCACGACTCGGCCCAGTCGATGGTCGACGAGCTCTCAGCGGCGGGCATCACCGCCAAGGTCGTCCAGGACTCCAACGGCCAGTATCACGCCCAGATCGGCGCCTACTCCAAGCGCGATCGCGCCCTGGCCGTCGCCGACGAGGTCAACGCCAAGGGCTACTCGGTCACCATCCGCCAGTAAGCGAGACTCCCCATGTCCATCCTCGTCGATCTGCCCCCCGTCGTGAAGCTCGCCATCGCGGGCATCGCGCTCCTGGCCTTCGCTTGCCTGATCTTGGGGCTTGCGACCGTCGGCGTCGTCTGGTTCATCCGCCTCGTCGCGACCTGGACCCAGGGCCTGGTCACGCGCGCGGCCCAGGCGAGGGTCGAGGCCGCTGGAGCGTGCTATCATGAGCCTTCCGGCAATAAGCCTCTGAATCAGGATTCCATCCAAGCAGCGTAGTGGAGTAGAAATGGCAAACGCGACTCAAACCGACGTCATGGACAAGATCGTCTCCCTGTGCAAGCGCCGGGGGTTCATCTTCCAGAGCTCCGAGATCTACGGCGGCCTCGCCAGCACCTGGGACTACGGTCCCCTGGGCGTCCTGCTCAAGAACAACGTCAAGGCAGCCTGGTGGCGCGCCGTCGTGCAGGAGCGCGACGACGTGGTCGGCCTGGACGCCGCCATCCTCATGGCCCCCGAGGCATGGAAGGCGAGCGGCCACCTTGAGACCTTCCACGACCCCCTCGTCGATTGCAAGAGCTGCAAGCAGCGCTTCCGCGCCGACCACCTGATCGAGGCCGTCGCCAAGACCCATGCGTCGGGCGAGAAGGTCTCCAAGCTGGTCAAGAAGGGCGCCGACAGCTTCGCCGGCGAGCTTGCCGCCTACCTCGAGAACCATCCCATCGAGGAGATGCTCAAGGACAAGAACAGGGTCCAGTGGGCCCTCTCCAACATGCTCTGCCCCAACTGCGGCAGCAACGAGCTGACCGAGCCGCGCAACTTCAACCTGATGTTCAAGACCTTCATGGGCCCGGTCGAGGACTCGGCCGCCGTGGTCTACCTGCGCCCCGAGACCGCGCAGGGCATCTTCGTCAACTTCAAGAACGTCCAGACCGCGACCCGCCGCAAGCCGCCCTTCGGCATCGCCCAGATCGGCAAGAGCTTCCGCAACGAGATCACCCCCGGCAACTTCACCTTCCGGACCCGCGAGTTCGAGCAGATGGAGATCGAGTACTTCTGCCCGCCCGACGAGGCCGACAAGTGGTTCGAGAGCTGGGTCGAGGCCCGCTGGAGCTGGTACACCAAGCTCGGCATGAAGGCCGAAAACCTTCGTAAACGCGGCCAGGGCCCTGATGAGCTCGCCCACTACTCCAAGGGCTGCTTCGACTTCGAGTACCGCTTCCCCTTCGGCTGGTCGGAGCTCGAGGGCATCGCCAACCGCACCGACTACGACCTCAAGCGCCACCAGGAGTACAGCGGCAAGGACCTCAAGCACTTCGACGA encodes:
- a CDS encoding SPOR domain-containing protein, with protein sequence MAKPLNKTTPSSPKRKRAPHSGRYWLVFVLCTLASFGGGFYVTYRGTQVSIKEPVIGPSMQPLPVESTDPAAVTDAAPTPLVTPAPVDPFATDTTATPAPMASAPTAGAADAPLPVTEPISDPMAAATPTPRAEGAASTFRVQVGNYDSHDSAQSMVDELSAAGITAKVVQDSNGQYHAQIGAYSKRDRALAVADEVNAKGYSVTIRQ
- a CDS encoding glycine--tRNA ligase, whose translation is MANATQTDVMDKIVSLCKRRGFIFQSSEIYGGLASTWDYGPLGVLLKNNVKAAWWRAVVQERDDVVGLDAAILMAPEAWKASGHLETFHDPLVDCKSCKQRFRADHLIEAVAKTHASGEKVSKLVKKGADSFAGELAAYLENHPIEEMLKDKNRVQWALSNMLCPNCGSNELTEPRNFNLMFKTFMGPVEDSAAVVYLRPETAQGIFVNFKNVQTATRRKPPFGIAQIGKSFRNEITPGNFTFRTREFEQMEIEYFCPPDEADKWFESWVEARWSWYTKLGMKAENLRKRGQGPDELAHYSKGCFDFEYRFPFGWSELEGIANRTDYDLKRHQEYSGKDLKHFDEESRESFVPYVIEPSAGADRATLAFLVDSYDEETDEKGETRVVLRFHPALAPIKVAVLPLSKKPELKGPSRKIHEALAKRFFVEYDETGSIGKRYRRQDEIGTPFCVTIDFDSLEDKSVTVRERDTMSQVRLKVEELIPYLEARLAPAPENLSASVF